The Parachlamydia acanthamoebae genome has a window encoding:
- the smc gene encoding chromosome segregation protein SMC, translating into MRLKEIEITGFKSFADRTTLKFHEGITAIVGPNGCGKSNTADAFRWVLGEQSAKSLRGGKMHDVIFAGASQRKPLNMAEVTLTLTGNQGELPIDYNEVSVTRRLFRNGESVYLINGNPVRLKDVQNLFLGSGVGKNSFSMFEQGKLDQVINYSPQERRFIFDSAADIGPFLLRKAEALRKLQQSDGNITRIKDIHLEVEKQITVLQEQAEKARVYKENKSKLEAFEKIVLIMRWDTLEAKSESHKKKEQGHKEQWDAQVKDASILHEKFKEAKVDLEQEEKIFQSRKEEVYKTQSEKEIKSQEMRSNEERLRDLLEKEKKWKRELEAIIEKRQFHQTESDGLRKQQAKLDAEQKSWEKKREAQQQKVQSMDEILKKKREEYQEKQKDLLNLIQKENQYESDLKQNRLRLETNIERTEQLQERKRKLSQTIDQYAEQAAIRKKEVEEYSSGIDRQRELFNALEKQLQDLAQEIELGQQHLSQLQREIAEGNARQKVLQRMKEDLEGFSAGSKKLLQESANAKSPLHKKLKALYECVESNSETAKAFAAVMRSYAQTLVVEKRADLSEVIAFILKHQLKDVSLLCLESLSTSLSHHFFADLKMCDTTESAMQLLLEKQGIEILTEEESFVDHRKVVFFGFQKENNPFAREAELKTLEKKLKELDKVLRLQEERLTELATKKSKLQVERMELDKVIRKDEMKLMESNFSLQRLLGDLEKTKSERAQVEADLRHLKLGHEELIVLVEDLETKLKIAKTQVQNVKGAISTLSEQVEKESQQLKQEQSDFQYTEAQFHQVLDESRKVSHALHVLEVKNKEGHEQQARLEEELEMSQEQQAQFKQKGSEYGSLLKTVEGNLGKVVEACSELEKKVATKKARIEQMESQIAQFNQQLKEQEKVFYQLETQAAQTQTQRDNILAELQERYALTIEEARKQVPQTEKSLEQAEKILRALRHEIESAGDINLTSIEEYSKYQTRYQFLNEQIDDLEVSKSELLGIIEQLDAESRKIFKEVFEKIRANFQKNFQILFVGGEADLQFTDTEDILEAGIEIIAKPPGKQMRSINLLSGGEKCLTAVALLFAIFEVKSAPFCILDEIDAPLDDSNVERFVNVVKEFVDRCQFIIITHNKRTMAIADRLFGVSMEEKGVSKLLSIEFNQAENPEPEIVSV; encoded by the coding sequence TTGCGACTCAAAGAAATAGAAATTACAGGATTTAAATCATTTGCCGATCGGACCACTTTAAAGTTCCATGAAGGGATCACTGCCATTGTAGGACCTAATGGTTGCGGTAAATCCAATACAGCCGATGCATTTCGTTGGGTATTAGGAGAGCAATCCGCCAAATCCCTGCGCGGTGGAAAAATGCATGACGTGATTTTTGCGGGGGCTTCCCAGCGGAAACCCTTAAATATGGCTGAGGTTACCCTTACGCTTACAGGTAACCAAGGTGAGCTTCCCATCGATTACAATGAAGTTTCAGTGACGCGTCGTCTTTTTCGCAATGGAGAATCTGTCTATCTCATCAACGGCAATCCTGTGCGCTTAAAAGATGTTCAAAATCTTTTTCTTGGATCAGGCGTTGGCAAAAACTCATTTTCTATGTTTGAACAAGGCAAGCTTGATCAGGTGATTAACTATAGTCCCCAAGAAAGACGCTTTATTTTCGATAGCGCGGCCGATATTGGGCCCTTTCTTCTGCGAAAAGCGGAAGCTTTGCGAAAATTGCAGCAATCAGATGGCAATATCACACGGATTAAAGACATCCATCTAGAAGTGGAAAAGCAGATCACCGTTTTGCAAGAACAAGCCGAAAAAGCGCGCGTTTACAAAGAGAATAAATCGAAGTTAGAAGCTTTTGAAAAGATTGTGCTAATTATGCGATGGGATACCTTAGAAGCGAAATCAGAATCCCATAAAAAGAAAGAGCAAGGGCATAAAGAGCAGTGGGATGCTCAAGTCAAAGACGCTTCTATTTTGCACGAAAAATTCAAAGAAGCTAAGGTGGACCTCGAGCAGGAAGAGAAAATTTTTCAAAGTAGAAAGGAAGAGGTTTATAAAACTCAAAGTGAAAAAGAGATCAAATCGCAAGAAATGCGTTCTAATGAAGAACGTTTAAGAGATCTACTTGAAAAAGAAAAGAAATGGAAGCGAGAACTCGAAGCCATTATTGAAAAAAGACAATTTCATCAGACCGAATCAGACGGGCTGCGTAAGCAGCAAGCGAAGCTAGATGCTGAACAAAAAAGTTGGGAGAAAAAAAGAGAAGCCCAGCAGCAGAAAGTGCAGTCAATGGACGAAATTCTGAAGAAGAAGCGGGAAGAATACCAGGAAAAGCAAAAAGATCTTCTCAATTTAATCCAGAAAGAAAATCAGTATGAGAGCGATTTAAAGCAGAATCGGTTGCGCTTAGAGACAAATATAGAGCGTACAGAGCAGTTGCAAGAGCGTAAAAGAAAACTTTCACAGACAATTGATCAATACGCTGAGCAAGCAGCTATTCGGAAAAAAGAAGTGGAGGAATATTCCAGTGGAATCGACCGGCAGCGAGAACTTTTCAATGCATTAGAAAAGCAGCTCCAGGATTTGGCTCAAGAGATTGAGCTAGGACAGCAGCACCTCAGCCAATTGCAAAGGGAGATCGCAGAAGGAAATGCCCGCCAAAAAGTTCTGCAAAGGATGAAAGAAGATCTGGAAGGATTTTCTGCCGGAAGTAAAAAGCTATTACAAGAATCTGCTAATGCCAAAAGTCCGCTGCATAAAAAATTAAAAGCTCTCTATGAGTGTGTTGAATCTAATTCCGAAACAGCCAAAGCTTTTGCCGCTGTAATGCGATCCTACGCACAAACACTCGTGGTTGAAAAGCGTGCAGATTTATCCGAGGTAATCGCGTTTATTCTCAAACATCAACTCAAAGACGTTTCACTTTTGTGCTTAGAAAGTCTTTCAACCTCTCTTTCTCACCACTTTTTTGCTGATTTGAAAATGTGTGATACCACCGAATCTGCGATGCAACTGCTGCTAGAAAAGCAAGGCATTGAGATTTTAACAGAAGAAGAAAGCTTCGTGGATCATCGGAAAGTGGTCTTTTTTGGTTTCCAGAAAGAAAACAACCCCTTTGCCCGGGAAGCCGAGCTTAAAACATTGGAAAAGAAGCTTAAAGAGCTTGATAAAGTCTTACGCCTTCAGGAAGAGCGGTTAACGGAGCTTGCCACCAAAAAATCAAAGCTGCAAGTGGAACGGATGGAACTGGACAAAGTCATTCGAAAAGATGAAATGAAGTTAATGGAAAGTAACTTCTCTCTGCAGCGATTATTAGGGGATTTAGAAAAAACAAAGAGTGAAAGAGCTCAAGTTGAAGCGGATTTACGTCATTTAAAGCTGGGGCATGAGGAACTAATCGTTTTGGTCGAAGATTTAGAAACAAAATTAAAAATAGCTAAAACACAGGTCCAAAACGTCAAAGGAGCCATTTCTACCCTTTCTGAGCAAGTGGAAAAAGAATCTCAGCAGCTCAAGCAAGAGCAAAGTGATTTTCAATACACAGAAGCGCAATTTCACCAAGTGCTTGACGAATCTAGAAAAGTTAGCCATGCCTTGCATGTATTAGAAGTGAAAAATAAGGAAGGGCATGAGCAACAAGCGCGTCTAGAAGAAGAGCTTGAGATGAGTCAAGAGCAACAAGCTCAGTTTAAACAGAAAGGATCAGAATACGGATCCTTATTAAAAACTGTAGAAGGTAATCTTGGAAAGGTCGTAGAGGCTTGTTCTGAGCTTGAGAAAAAGGTGGCAACTAAAAAAGCACGCATTGAACAAATGGAAAGCCAGATAGCCCAGTTTAATCAGCAGCTCAAAGAGCAAGAAAAGGTTTTTTATCAATTGGAGACCCAAGCTGCACAAACCCAAACGCAACGAGACAATATTCTGGCAGAATTGCAAGAACGATATGCCTTGACAATCGAAGAAGCACGTAAGCAAGTGCCCCAAACGGAAAAATCTTTGGAACAAGCCGAAAAAATTTTAAGGGCATTGCGGCATGAAATCGAATCTGCGGGTGATATCAATCTGACATCCATTGAAGAGTATTCCAAATACCAAACGCGTTATCAATTCTTGAATGAGCAAATTGATGATCTTGAGGTTTCCAAGAGTGAACTTTTGGGGATTATTGAGCAGCTAGATGCTGAAAGTCGCAAAATTTTTAAGGAAGTTTTCGAAAAAATCCGCGCCAACTTTCAGAAGAACTTTCAGATCCTTTTCGTTGGAGGAGAGGCCGATTTGCAATTCACCGATACAGAGGATATTTTGGAAGCCGGCATTGAAATCATTGCAAAACCTCCAGGAAAACAGATGCGTTCCATTAATTTGCTATCGGGTGGAGAAAAATGTTTAACCGCTGTCGCATTACTTTTTGCGATTTTTGAGGTGAAGTCAGCCCCTTTCTGCATTTTGGATGAGATTGATGCTCCGCTTGATGATTCTAATGTTGAGCGTTTCGTGAATGTTGTAAAAGAATTTGTGGATCGTTGCCAATTTATTATCATTACGCATAACAAGCGCACCATGGCGATTGCGGATCGTTTATTTGGTGTGTCAATGGAAGAAAAAGGGGTTTCTAAGCTTCTCTCAATTGAATTTAACCAGGCTGAGAATCCAGAGCCTGAGATCGTATCTGTATAG
- the recJ gene encoding single-stranded-DNA-specific exonuclease RecJ, translating to MLSWHNETADLVWVYPQENAELAEKIVKEFRIHPVVAQVFVSRGFTTLEQIHTFLYGRLPDLCDPFLMGGMPQAVQRIAKAIEQGEGILIYGDNDVDGMTGTALLTEFFRYIGANVFFYVSNRGAHRGSLIVEALEYALKNECKLLITVDCGITAAGEIAKVVENNIDVIITDHHAPTDKIPNCIATLNPKLVNNSYPNQDITGVGVAFKLAHAVTEHLTAEGKLPPKKVDLKRYLDLVALGTISDMGTLQGENRILVSYGLHELAKRKRLGLSKLMSISDVDLNDLSTFTIASKVAPRLNSLGRIDDPQKGVQMLLIRNAVAAEKMAIELDLNNIERQRIERAMAVDIESKLLMHPEILSKKAILMHSENWHPGVIAILSTRIAKFYNRPTVIMACDDKVAKGSLRSIPEFPLLPVLDQCSDILVNYGGHDFAAGVTLKLEHIEEFKRRFIEAAEATLKDSDVLTKLRLDAKINFDELTFDFMESLKLLEPYGNGNPQPVLYCDAKQAFPPKVLKKAHLKLYLVQGEGDRMLEGIALGKAAQSPLLRKKDLVLRIAFTPQINNYQGQSIQLMIRDFQILGSSQEIDPLPPLL from the coding sequence ATGCTTTCTTGGCACAATGAAACAGCCGATCTTGTTTGGGTTTATCCACAAGAAAATGCTGAATTGGCTGAAAAAATTGTCAAAGAGTTTAGAATACACCCAGTGGTTGCTCAAGTATTTGTCTCTCGAGGGTTTACGACACTCGAACAAATCCATACTTTTTTATATGGACGATTGCCAGACCTATGCGATCCCTTTTTAATGGGTGGGATGCCGCAAGCGGTACAGCGTATTGCAAAGGCTATCGAACAGGGAGAAGGGATTCTAATCTACGGGGATAATGATGTTGATGGAATGACAGGAACGGCTCTTTTAACAGAGTTTTTTCGCTACATCGGAGCTAACGTTTTCTTTTATGTCTCCAATCGAGGCGCACATCGAGGCAGTTTAATCGTAGAAGCTCTTGAATATGCTCTAAAAAATGAATGCAAATTGTTAATTACGGTAGACTGTGGGATCACTGCAGCTGGAGAAATTGCAAAGGTTGTCGAAAACAATATCGATGTGATTATTACTGACCACCATGCGCCTACAGACAAAATCCCCAATTGCATTGCGACGCTAAATCCAAAGCTCGTGAATAACTCGTATCCCAATCAGGATATTACGGGAGTTGGAGTCGCTTTTAAATTGGCGCACGCTGTGACAGAACATCTCACTGCGGAAGGAAAACTTCCTCCTAAAAAGGTGGATCTCAAGCGTTACTTAGATCTTGTGGCTTTAGGCACCATTTCTGACATGGGGACCTTGCAGGGTGAGAATCGCATTCTGGTTAGTTACGGTTTGCATGAATTAGCCAAGAGAAAACGTTTGGGGCTTTCCAAATTGATGTCAATCTCTGATGTGGATTTAAACGATCTTTCAACCTTTACGATCGCTTCAAAAGTCGCACCACGCTTAAATAGCTTGGGCAGAATTGATGACCCGCAGAAGGGTGTTCAAATGCTTTTAATTCGCAATGCGGTGGCTGCTGAAAAAATGGCGATCGAGCTTGATCTCAATAATATTGAGCGGCAGCGGATTGAAAGGGCGATGGCCGTCGATATTGAAAGCAAGTTGTTAATGCATCCAGAAATTTTATCCAAGAAAGCCATCCTCATGCATTCTGAGAATTGGCATCCTGGCGTCATTGCCATATTGTCGACGCGTATTGCGAAATTTTACAACCGACCGACCGTTATCATGGCATGTGATGATAAAGTGGCTAAAGGCTCTTTGCGCTCTATACCTGAATTTCCTCTATTGCCTGTTTTAGATCAATGCTCCGATATTTTAGTGAATTATGGAGGACATGATTTCGCGGCGGGTGTTACGTTAAAATTAGAGCACATTGAAGAATTTAAGCGACGCTTCATCGAAGCCGCTGAAGCCACATTAAAAGACAGCGACGTTTTAACCAAATTACGTTTGGATGCAAAAATCAATTTTGATGAATTAACTTTTGATTTCATGGAATCTTTAAAATTGCTCGAGCCCTACGGAAATGGGAATCCACAACCAGTTCTCTATTGCGATGCGAAGCAAGCGTTCCCCCCCAAAGTGCTTAAAAAAGCCCACCTTAAATTGTATTTAGTGCAAGGTGAGGGAGATAGAATGTTAGAAGGGATTGCGCTTGGAAAAGCAGCTCAAAGCCCATTGCTTCGCAAAAAAGATCTTGTTTTGCGTATTGCTTTTACCCCTCAAATTAATAACTACCAGGGGCAGAGCATTCAATTGATGATTCGAGATTTTCAAATTTTAGGCAGTTCGCAAGAGATCGATCCTCTTCCACCTTTGCTGTAA
- a CDS encoding autotransporter family protein: MRSSFYLFILFSILLHANGYGACPLADSGIIANGTTITESDCTITTTYGANANAVTALGSNSSIFLNNMDILVTGTNGRGLFALTGGNKICAENCKIETNSLVNGTVVEAQGTGTTILLDHSSVSSIGGAAVGTIVARQGATIDVINGSSITSLQDYSYGVRASDIGSSINCDSSSITTAGNFAFGSYAQFGATIRLNNTSLMTGGHSAHATLIQDGSLMTVHNSSLQTSGIGALGVFLMGSSAGTEVDLCNTSVATSGNEALALYAYANTGITNTVKATNTSFSALDATVFSFNGGTANVILNTVSAIAPPDFLLVEVDGSNPTSLFMTTSESKLIGDLRVVNGNTGNISLGSNTLWEGGAFEVTNLAIETSLWTLTKSSSITNQLSNAGIIDFLSSGNDFKTLTVRGNYNGQNGLLSLNTFLEGDGSPSDLIVIDGGTATGHTYLCIKNTTGEGTLTIGNGILVIDAINGGTTGAQSFSLADSVMAGPYEYSLYRGSVDGAETENWYLRSTSNPISPQTPDFRREVSLYTALPTTAMLYGRTLMDTRHQRVGEDQVCGNTIEEKASFFKRSWMRVINRNGRQRNGGIFHHGPDFKFHLLAFQAGADLYQNRCLDNSRDYVGVLGAIGNGRSHVRHIAHVHAGRDCFDAYSAGAYWTHFGASNWYIDSVFLTNWYRNVKAHSSRMSLKTHGVEMAGSVEGGYPLELKYLTLEPQAQLIYQTLSLHDKKEITTKIHFRRTHSVLGRLGLRLAKSWTLGRADSDQFRQCSLWLCANAWHDFDGQSKTFFSTSLGRVGFSSELEGSWIQGTLGITVQLTRILSLYGTLTGDTYLNGREHSYSGIVGLRMGF, translated from the coding sequence ATGAGATCTTCTTTTTATCTGTTCATTCTCTTCTCTATTTTGTTGCACGCCAATGGGTATGGAGCTTGTCCTCTAGCTGATAGTGGAATCATTGCAAATGGAACCACTATTACAGAAAGTGACTGTACCATTACGACAACATATGGAGCCAATGCGAATGCGGTAACGGCTTTAGGATCCAATTCTTCGATTTTTTTAAACAATATGGACATTTTGGTTACAGGAACCAATGGAAGAGGGCTTTTTGCTCTAACGGGTGGCAACAAAATATGTGCAGAGAATTGCAAAATTGAAACCAATTCTTTAGTCAATGGAACTGTAGTAGAAGCGCAGGGGACAGGGACTACCATTTTGCTGGATCATAGTTCAGTCTCTTCTATTGGGGGAGCCGCCGTCGGGACAATTGTTGCAAGGCAAGGAGCAACTATCGATGTTATCAATGGGAGTTCCATCACAAGTTTGCAAGATTACAGTTACGGAGTGCGTGCTTCAGATATCGGCTCTTCAATCAATTGTGATAGCAGTTCAATTACGACAGCAGGCAATTTTGCTTTTGGAAGCTATGCCCAGTTTGGGGCAACCATTAGGCTTAATAATACCTCTTTGATGACAGGTGGACATTCTGCTCATGCCACCTTGATTCAAGATGGAAGTCTCATGACCGTGCACAACAGCAGTCTACAAACTTCAGGAATTGGTGCTTTAGGTGTATTTTTAATGGGGTCATCAGCAGGAACAGAAGTTGACTTATGCAATACTTCGGTAGCGACCAGTGGAAATGAGGCTTTAGCTTTATATGCGTACGCAAATACAGGAATCACAAATACTGTAAAAGCTACAAATACATCTTTTTCCGCTCTCGATGCAACCGTATTTTCTTTCAATGGAGGAACAGCCAATGTGATCTTAAATACCGTTTCGGCTATCGCACCTCCAGACTTTTTACTTGTGGAAGTGGATGGAAGTAATCCTACAAGTTTGTTTATGACGACAAGCGAATCCAAGTTGATTGGCGATCTGCGTGTTGTGAATGGAAATACTGGCAATATTTCTCTAGGAAGTAACACCCTTTGGGAAGGGGGAGCATTTGAGGTGACGAATCTTGCGATTGAGACAAGCTTATGGACTCTCACAAAAAGCTCTTCCATTACGAATCAACTCTCCAACGCAGGCATTATTGACTTTCTATCGTCAGGCAATGATTTTAAAACTTTAACGGTCAGAGGAAATTACAACGGTCAAAATGGATTACTCAGTCTTAACACCTTTTTGGAAGGAGATGGATCTCCTTCCGATTTAATCGTGATTGATGGGGGGACTGCAACCGGACATACCTATCTGTGCATCAAAAATACGACAGGAGAAGGTACCTTGACTATTGGGAACGGTATTCTAGTCATCGATGCCATTAATGGGGGAACAACAGGAGCACAATCCTTTTCTTTAGCAGATAGTGTTATGGCAGGTCCGTATGAGTATTCCTTGTATAGAGGGAGCGTGGATGGAGCTGAAACAGAAAATTGGTACCTTCGCTCTACTTCTAATCCTATTTCTCCTCAAACACCCGACTTTCGTCGCGAAGTGTCTTTATATACAGCCCTCCCAACCACTGCGATGTTATATGGGCGTACTTTAATGGATACACGACATCAACGCGTTGGGGAAGACCAGGTATGTGGCAATACGATTGAAGAAAAGGCTTCTTTCTTTAAACGCTCTTGGATGCGGGTCATTAACCGCAATGGAAGGCAGCGCAATGGAGGCATTTTCCACCATGGTCCCGATTTCAAATTTCATCTGTTGGCTTTTCAGGCGGGAGCAGATTTGTATCAAAATAGATGTTTAGATAATAGTCGCGATTATGTGGGCGTTTTAGGCGCGATTGGAAATGGAAGAAGCCATGTGAGACACATTGCTCACGTTCATGCTGGTCGGGATTGCTTTGATGCCTATAGTGCAGGAGCTTATTGGACCCATTTTGGAGCATCCAATTGGTACATTGACTCCGTTTTCTTGACTAATTGGTATCGCAATGTAAAGGCGCATTCTTCTCGCATGTCTTTGAAAACACACGGGGTTGAAATGGCTGGATCGGTAGAAGGGGGGTATCCGCTTGAATTAAAATATCTCACTTTAGAACCGCAGGCACAGTTAATTTATCAAACTTTGTCTCTCCATGATAAAAAAGAAATTACTACAAAAATTCATTTCCGAAGAACTCATTCAGTATTGGGAAGGCTTGGTTTGCGTTTAGCTAAATCCTGGACATTAGGTCGTGCGGATTCTGATCAATTCCGGCAATGCTCACTGTGGCTATGTGCAAATGCATGGCATGATTTTGATGGACAATCCAAAACATTTTTTTCGACTTCTCTAGGTCGTGTCGGCTTTTCATCAGAATTAGAAGGCAGCTGGATTCAGGGAACGCTTGGCATCACCGTGCAATTAACACGTATTCTTTCTTTGTATGGAACTTTGACAGGAGATACGTATTTGAACGGACGTGAGCATTCTTATAGCGGCATTGTTGGGTTGCGCATGGGTTTCTAA
- a CDS encoding CPn0927/CPn0928 family alpha/beta hydrolase fold protein, producing MESMSFSRVSSQEFPLPASFKDLLKGKKAFYKRPDYVETTKQDFSQNPSLQVSYTWNSESRVIRIAKKIFAIIIFPIGIHKLLHSLAGKIFLLPSSTPVIIGYPENYADQVRSNISLHSEWRYKRIAIQVDGYKIDATIVGKTSTLSNGRWVLESLGNGQFCEEELMEESTFKKILTSLHGNGLVFNYPGVGSSTGLPSRKAMAKAYRAMLNFLEDQKIGIGAKEIIGYGHSIGGGSQSDALKKHPLKKDIKYVFVKSRSFSTLYRTAIHVTYRPLAFLVKILGWNMNSSKVSEKLQAPEIILQTAKVASYEEIKNSSKIIDDGIITAKASLAKKLLDDEKCAKRNKIFIGIPDDHFAELSDPTFLATRIESLLKTS from the coding sequence ATGGAGTCAATGTCTTTTTCAAGAGTCTCTTCACAAGAATTTCCCCTTCCTGCATCTTTTAAAGATTTGTTAAAGGGGAAAAAAGCGTTTTATAAGCGACCTGACTACGTCGAAACGACAAAGCAGGATTTTTCCCAAAATCCCTCTCTACAAGTGTCCTATACCTGGAATTCTGAAAGTAGAGTCATAAGGATTGCAAAAAAAATATTTGCGATAATTATTTTTCCTATAGGCATTCATAAACTCCTACATAGCCTTGCAGGAAAAATCTTCTTATTACCCTCCTCCACTCCAGTTATTATAGGCTATCCTGAAAATTATGCCGACCAAGTAAGATCGAATATTTCACTACATAGTGAATGGAGATATAAGCGCATCGCGATCCAAGTAGATGGCTATAAAATCGATGCAACCATTGTGGGAAAAACATCTACATTGAGTAATGGCAGATGGGTATTAGAATCTCTTGGCAATGGGCAATTTTGTGAGGAAGAGTTAATGGAAGAATCGACTTTTAAAAAAATATTAACATCTCTTCATGGTAATGGTCTCGTTTTTAACTATCCTGGAGTGGGTTCAAGCACAGGTCTGCCCAGTAGAAAAGCCATGGCTAAAGCCTATCGCGCAATGCTTAATTTCTTAGAAGATCAAAAGATCGGGATAGGAGCCAAAGAAATTATCGGATATGGACATTCCATTGGTGGTGGTTCTCAAAGTGATGCATTGAAAAAACATCCGTTAAAAAAAGATATCAAATACGTATTTGTGAAGAGCAGATCTTTTTCCACTTTGTATCGAACAGCAATTCATGTGACTTATAGACCTCTCGCTTTTTTGGTAAAAATCTTAGGATGGAATATGAATTCCTCCAAAGTTTCTGAAAAGCTCCAAGCTCCCGAAATTATTCTGCAAACTGCAAAAGTGGCAAGCTACGAAGAAATAAAAAACAGCTCTAAGATTATTGACGATGGGATTATAACAGCAAAAGCATCATTGGCTAAGAAGTTATTGGATGATGAAAAATGCGCAAAGAGAAACAAAATCTTTATTGGGATTCCTGATGATCACTTTGCGGAATTAAGTGATCCGACCTTTTTGGCAACAAGAATAGAGAGCCTTTTAAAAACTTCTTAA
- a CDS encoding SulP family inorganic anion transporter, giving the protein MFYPKLLTTLKGYSTEQLTRDLIAGIIVGIVALPLAIAFGIASGVTPEQGIITAIIAGFLISSLGGSRVQIGGPTGAFVIIIYEVVEKFGFEGLAVATIIAGLFMIGMGVVKLGTWIRFIPLPVVIGFTSGIAVVIFSSQMRDFFGLQMNHIPSEFIDKWMAYAHSSGSFNVYACLVGVLTLAISIFTPRFFPKLPGAFLALVIVTGLTYFLNIPVESIQDRFGDLKITIPAPQLPNYDWTNIADIMPSAITIAVLGSIEALLSAVIADGMIGGKHRPNTELIAQGLANVITPFFRGIPATGAIARTATNIRNGGRTPVAGIIHAFTLLAIVLFAGPLVGLIPMAALAGILVLVAYNMSEWREFKSLLSAPKADRLVLLTTFLGTVFFDLVIAIQAGIVLSTFLFMKKMSDVSDIKKFQRQMDDHSDPDTFYTLDEMRRVQIPENVQIFELNGAFFFGAAGKFEDIFMTSLDDKKFIIFRMNQMLLLDATGLHTIGRLANAAHKNGNRLFISEVMPNCKKEMQVSGILNKIGEANLFDSLPEAIQATKQSV; this is encoded by the coding sequence ATGTTTTATCCAAAATTACTGACAACTTTAAAAGGTTATTCGACCGAGCAATTGACACGAGATCTCATCGCAGGAATCATCGTCGGAATCGTTGCTCTTCCGCTGGCCATTGCTTTTGGCATTGCAAGTGGAGTCACACCAGAGCAAGGAATTATCACGGCCATTATTGCAGGATTTTTAATCTCATCTTTAGGGGGGAGTCGAGTCCAAATTGGGGGGCCGACAGGTGCTTTTGTGATCATTATCTATGAGGTTGTGGAAAAATTTGGTTTTGAAGGGTTGGCCGTTGCGACTATCATTGCAGGTCTATTCATGATTGGCATGGGAGTTGTCAAATTAGGGACCTGGATACGGTTTATCCCTTTGCCCGTTGTAATTGGTTTTACAAGCGGTATTGCTGTGGTGATTTTTTCATCCCAGATGCGTGATTTTTTTGGTTTACAAATGAACCATATTCCGAGTGAATTTATTGACAAATGGATGGCGTATGCACACTCCAGTGGATCTTTCAATGTGTACGCGTGTTTAGTGGGTGTTTTAACATTAGCCATTTCGATCTTCACACCTCGTTTTTTTCCGAAGTTGCCAGGTGCTTTTTTAGCTTTAGTTATCGTGACAGGCTTAACCTATTTTTTGAATATCCCTGTCGAAAGTATCCAAGATCGGTTTGGGGATTTAAAGATTACCATACCGGCTCCCCAATTACCCAACTACGATTGGACGAACATTGCGGACATTATGCCTTCCGCGATCACTATTGCTGTTTTGGGCTCCATAGAAGCGTTGTTAAGTGCTGTCATTGCAGATGGAATGATAGGAGGAAAGCATCGCCCGAATACAGAATTAATTGCACAGGGCCTAGCTAATGTGATTACCCCATTTTTTAGAGGGATCCCAGCCACGGGCGCTATTGCACGGACAGCCACAAATATTCGTAATGGGGGACGTACACCCGTAGCAGGCATTATCCATGCTTTTACTCTCCTCGCCATTGTGTTGTTTGCCGGACCTCTCGTTGGGCTTATTCCCATGGCAGCTTTAGCAGGAATTTTAGTCTTAGTGGCTTATAACATGAGTGAATGGAGAGAGTTTAAGTCTCTGTTATCTGCTCCTAAGGCAGATCGACTTGTGCTTTTGACCACATTTTTGGGGACCGTCTTTTTTGATCTTGTCATTGCCATTCAAGCAGGTATTGTTTTATCCACCTTTTTATTTATGAAAAAAATGAGTGATGTTTCCGACATTAAGAAATTTCAACGCCAAATGGATGATCATTCTGACCCAGATACCTTCTATACTCTTGATGAAATGCGTCGCGTCCAAATTCCTGAGAATGTGCAAATATTCGAACTAAATGGAGCCTTTTTCTTTGGCGCTGCAGGCAAGTTCGAAGATATTTTTATGACAAGTCTTGACGACAAAAAATTTATCATTTTTAGAATGAACCAAATGTTATTACTGGATGCGACAGGCTTGCATACCATTGGACGCTTAGCCAATGCCGCACATAAAAATGGCAACCGTTTATTTATTTCGGAAGTGATGCCCAACTGTAAAAAGGAAATGCAGGTTTCGGGCATTTTAAATAAAATTGGAGAAGCCAATCTTTTTGATTCTCTTCCAGAAGCCATCCAGGCAACCAAACAATCAGTTTAA